From Patescibacteria group bacterium:
CAACGAAACTCTGGTAAACAGCAATGGCCTGATCACGATTTATCGCGGCGCGCAAGTTTTAAAATCATTCAAGCCTTTTGACAGCGTGTTTAAGGGGGATATTTCTTTGGCGATCGCCGATTTGAACGGCAACGGCCAAAAGCAATTGGTTATCGGAGCTGGCAAAGGAGGCGGTCCGCAGATAAGAATTTTCAGCACTGACGGCCGTTTGCTTTCCGGCGGTTTTTTCGCCTATGATCGCAATTTCCGCGGCGGAGTCAATGTGGCGGCGATCGATTATAATAATGACGGCAAGGACGAAATATTTACCGGCGCGGGCGTCGGCGGCGGCCCGCAAGTGCGGATTTTTAATCGGGACGGCAAGGTTCTGGGCGGTTTTTTCGCCTATGATAAAAATTTACGTTCCGGCGTATCAATTACGGTAGGAAATTTAGGCGGGACAAACGAGAAAAGAATCATCACCGGAGCCGGACCCGGCTCTCAGCCGCAAGTCAGGGTTTGGGATAAATTCGGCAAATTGATCTCGCAATTTTTAGCTTATGACAAGGCGGCAACGGCCGGCCTGACGGTTGTCGCGGCCGATATCAATAACGATGGCAAAGACGAAATACTCGCAGGGAATACTTCTTATTGATAATAGATTTAAGCTGATAAAACAATCAGAACAAAGATCAAAGAACAAAAAACATTTTTTCGATTTGCTCTGTGCTCTTTGCTCCTTGTTCTCAGTGCCGATAGCGCAAGACCTAAAATAAATGTATAATTAATTTTAAACTATATGAACGACAAAAATCAGAAAAATTCACCCGTGATCGAGGCGGAGGAGATTACGCCTACGGAGGTTCTTGCCGAACTTGGAAAAGACGACGCGGTTGAGCTGGTCAAGGGGAAGCTTAATCTCAAGAAAAGCGGCAACATCATCATCGGCACGATCAATGTGATGGCTAGTCCGCTGGCCAAGCATTTAAAAAAGCGCCATGAAAGATTTTACCGCGACAGCAAGTTCCATCTGGCGGCCGATATCTTTTTTGTGCTGTTGATCCTGGGCTTGGCGCTGATATTCTTGTATTTTTACACCTTTCAGCCTAAGGCGCAGATCGATTTGCAAGCCACCGTCGCCGCCGACAGCGTGATAAGCGGCCAGAGCGAAACTTTCACTATCCAATATAAAAATAACGGCAAAGTGGATATAAAATCAGCCACGCTTTCGCTGGTTTTCCCGGAAGATTTTGTTTTGCTCGCGGCTAATCCGCAAAATATCTGGTCCGATCAAACCAATACTTTCACGATCGGCGATCTGCCCCGCGGCGCCAACGGCAAAGTCAAAATCACCGGCATAGCGCAGGGAGCGGTCGGCTCGCCGCAAACTCTCAACTATTCTTTGAATTATCTGGAAAACGGCCGGGCCGCCAATATTCTCGGTTCTTATATTTTTTCTCTGGAATCATCCGTCTTGAGCGTAAGTTTTGACGCTCCGAAACAGATTTACCGAAATCTCGATTTTGCCGGAAACATCAATTTGAAAAATAACGGCCTGGCCGACGTGACGGAAGAAATCGATTTGTCTTTTGCCAACAGCCCGATAATCATTAAAAGTATTTCGTCGGATCAGGCGAATCTGGTCAATGGCGTCATTATCGTTAACGGCCTGAAGGCCGGCCAAAGTTTGGCGATCGAATATGAAGCGGCGGCGAGCGCGCCCGAAGGAAGTTTAGCGGCAACGCTTGAAGCTGATTTGAATTTGGACGGGCAAAAGATGAAGCAAACAACGGCCGATCTCGCGCTTAACGTGACCGTGCCGAAATTCGGCGTTACCATTTCCGCCGATAAAAAAATCATCAAGAGCGAAGAAGCCGTGAATTTTAAATTGAATTTTACCAATCAGGAAGGGGCGGCGATCAATAACGCGAGTTTGACGATCGTGGCCGCGGACAGCGCCGTGGTCCTTAAAAATTTGGCGCTGACCGGCGCGAGCGCGTTCAAGACGACCGGCAATACCATTGTCGTGGGAGATTTGGCCGCGGGACAATCCGGCGAAGTTGATTTTTCCGCTTTACTTTCGCGCAAGACGATCAGCGTTGATCAGCAAACCGGCATCATCGCCGACATCAATTACCAGGCGGGCGGCCGGCAAGTCGAATATCAGATGTTCAGCCCGAAAATTAAATTTTTATCCGATTTGCAAATCGGTTCCAAGGGACTTTATTACAGCGCCCAAGGCGATCAGCTGGGCGTCGGTCCGCTGCCGCCGATAGTGGACGTGCCCACGCATTATTGGATATTTTGGGAGATCAATAACGCCGGCAATGAATTGAAAAATTTATCGGTCAGCGCGGATCTGCCCGCCAATGTCGGCTGGACCGAGCAGAAAACGGTTTTGGCCGGCGATTTGCGCTACGGCCAGATCAGCCGCAAAGTCGTCTGGACAGTCGATGATATTGCCGCCTCGGGCGGAAATTATCGCGTCGGTTTCGAAGTCGAGCTGATCCCGACCGCGGCCGATCTGGGAAAAATTCCAATGCTTATTTCCAATATTCAATATAGCGCGACCGATTCTTTCGCCGGGCAGGAAATATCCGGCACTTTATCTAATATTGACGCCAGCCTGAAAGATGATCCGACCGCCTCGGGGAAGGGGACGGTCATTGAGTTGAAAATTGTAAAATAGTAAGTGAAAGTAATCCCGCCGCGGCGGGACAAGAAAGTAAAAAGTATCTCTCTCTACTGGCCGCGCCGCAGTTTCGCGCGGCGGACTGCGGCGAAAAGGCGGCACAAAACAACATGATAAACAAGTCTTGCCATGCTGCAGTCTCGCGGAGCGGACTGCAGCTAATAGGGGTAATAAATATAATATGAACAGAAAAATATTTTTTATCGCGGCAGCGTTTGTTTTTTCTTTTTTGATTTGCCAGAGTGTTCTGGCCGAGCAGATCAATGATTTTCAAACGTCGATCAGAATTAATCCGGACGCGAGCATCAATGTCACGGAAAAAATATTTTACGATTTCGGCGATCTGGAGCGGCGCGGAATTTATCGCGATATTCCCGTAAAATACCAGCGCAACGGCTTGAATTATAATTTGAAAATTTCGCAGATTTCAGTCACTGATGAGAACGGCCGGGCGGATAAATTTTCCACTTCTCCCGCGGGAAAAAATATCAGGATCAAGATCGGTGATGCCGATACTTTGATTTCGGGTGTGCGCTATTACGTCATAAATTATACGATCAAGCGGGCGATAAATTATTTTTCCGACCACGATGAACTCTACTGGAATACGACTGGCAACGCCTGGACAGTGGACATTAACCAGGTCGAAGCCACGGTTGTTTTACCGACTGGCGTCGACGAAAATAAAATTTCCTCCGCCTGTTATTATGGTCCTTATGGCAGCCAGACCGAATGCCAGAGTAATTTGAGCGGCCATGCTGTTTTATATTCTTCGGCAAATTTGGCCGCCGGAGAAGGGATGACGATTGTCGCCGGTTTCCCCAAGGGTTTAGTGGCCGAGCCGACAGCTCGGGGAAGATTAATTGATGCTATTAAAGATAATTGGGCGTTTGGCATTCCGATTTTCGCCTTGATCATTCTATTCTTTGTCTGGTTGAGATTTGGTCGCGATCCCGAGGATAAAAATCCAATTGTGGCGCAATACGACGTACCGGATAATCTGACGCCGATCGAAGTTGGCACGCTGATCGATACTCGGGCTGACAATAAAGATCTGTCGGCGGAAATAATTTATTTGGCGATCAACGGCTATCTTAAAATAATCCGGCAGGAAGGGGTGAAGATAATGGGAATCGGCATCGGCGCAGATTACCTTTTGGAGAAGTTGAAAAATTCTTCATTGTTGAATAATGACTTTGACCGGCAATTGCTTGATGCTCTGGTTCCTGATAAAGAGCGCAAGCTGTCGGAGATCAAGCAGGATTTCGGCGCGGCAAGCAAATTTCAGTCAGTCAAGGCGGCCGTTCATGAGAAGTTAGATAGCGCCGGTTACTTTTCCACGAAAACAAAGGCGCTGAAGTTGTCTTTATCTTTTGCCGGTTCGTTATTGATCGGCGGCGGAATCTTCGCTTTAATAATGGCAAATAGCATTGCTTTATTAATTTCATTAATTGCGCCTGGCGTTTTATTTATTGTCCTCGCGCAATTTATGGGGCAGAGAACGGTCAAGGGCGTGAAAACGGAAAATTATCTCAAGGGTTTGAAATTATATTTGGGCGTGGTGGAAAAAGATCGCCTCGAATTCCATAACGCGCCGGAAAAAAATCCCCGGACTTTTGAAAGATTTTTGCCCTATGCCATGGCGCTGGGCGTGGAAAAAGCCTGGGCCGGGCAATTTGAAGGAATTTATACCGAGCCGCCAGCTTGGTACGTTTACCCGGCCGGTTACGGTTTTTCCGTTATTCATTTTACCGACGATCTCCATTCTTTTTCTTCAACGGCTAATATGTCGATGGCGGCGTCGGCGCAGAGCGGCGGCAGCGGCATGGGCGGCGGAGGTTTTTCCGGCGGCGGCTTTGGCGGCGGCGGAGGCGGATCTTGGTAGAAAAGCAAGGGAATTTGCATAATTCAGCGATTAATGGTATGGTAACAAAAAACAAAAAGGGTAAAGGGGGATATCGAGATTCACGATTTAAGGCCTGGTTTTCATAAGTTTCATAATTTTAACTTTATAAAAATAATAATAAAATCTATGAACAAAAAAATCCTGATTGTGTTTTCATTAATCCTGCTTTTTATCGCCTTTTCGGGCGTTAAAAACGCCAAAGCGGAAGAGATCAAACCCGATCTGATCGTCAGTTCTATTACCGAAAACGTGGCTGACAAATCCATCAATGTCACTCTGAAAAATATCGGGGCGGCTGATGCCAACCTTACAAATTCAGTGGTGTGGGCTACCTACGGATTGAATAATGGAGCAGTCGAATATGACGCTTTTATCAACGCGGGATTTTTGGGCAAGGCGGTTTTAGTACCAGGGGAAGAATATTCCGTCTTATTCAATAAAGCCAACTATTTATTAGCTGATATCAATTTTAATTCCGGCTCAACTTACCTAGTCAAAGCTTATGCTGATGTTTATAATACAGTCGCGGAGACAAACGAGAATAATAACGTCTTGGAAAAAACCGTGGTCGTGCCTTCTGACGCCAAATCCGATTTGGTCATTAGCTCGATTTTTGCAAATACGACCAGCCAATCCATCAGCGTCACCCTGACGAATACCGGAACGGCTGCGGCCAATATTTCAAATTCCACAGTTAGGGTTACTTATAATAAAAATGGCTCGGCCAATGAATATGAGGCCCTGATCAACGCCGGATTTTTAGGCAAGACGACTTTGGCGGCCGGAGAGGATTATTCGATCATCTTTAATAAGCAGAATTATTTACTCGATGATATAAATTTTCAACTCAGCACTTCTTATACTATCGATGCCTACGCCGACTACAATAATACCGTGGCCGAGTCGAATGAGAATAATAATAAATTGGAAGTACCTTATAACGGCTCTGACGTAGTAGAGCATTCGTCTAATTTCGATGTTCCGACCCTGGTTATCACTCCCGGCACCGCCACTATCACCAGCGAGAACAAGGGGATTATTTATTGGACTACCAATGTTAATGCCAATTGCGGCGTTGATTTCAGCAAGAATTCCGATCTGAGCGGGATAATGAGCGCTAACGGACAATTGATTCAAACCGGATTACCGACCAATGACGGAAAATTTTATTTCATGGCGCAGTTATCGAATTTAACGCCTAACACCGATTATTATTATTATATTATTTGCACTACCGTTAATGGGCAGAACGCGACAAGCGAGATAAAGCGCTTGCCCAAATCCAGTTCGGTGAGCATAATAATTTCCAATCTTGGCGTTCCGACCGCCGCTATAAATTCCAATAGTTTAACTGTAAATTGGATTACCAATGTCAATACTGATAGTATCGTTTTTTATCGGGAATATGGTCAGGATTCTTGGTCATGGCAGGGTACATCCGATTTATCCACGAATCACAGCGTTAACTTGGTCGGATTGAAGCCGGCGACGACTTATTTTCTTTATGTAAATGCTAAAGATGCCAATGGTAACGTGGTTAAGAGTGAGACTAGCTGGGGAGAAACGGCTGCCGCCAGCGCCGCGCAAAATCAGGTAAAAATAACATTTCCCAACGGCGGAGAGAATTATCAGCAGGGAGAATATATCACCATTAAATGGCAAGGCGGCAAGGATGTCGTGCAGATCGGAGTAGCCAGTTACGACGCTAGTTTTGTCAATGGTCAAATGAATGGAACATTGCTGGGATGGATTGATACACATAACTATCCGGACGGACAGCTGGTTTGGAACGGCAAGACGATTTGCGATGCGGCGATGGGCAGTTGTTTTAATTTATACCCGGGTAATTATAAGATTATCGCGGTTTCTAAAAGTACGGTTGGCAATTTGCTTTTGGGAAACGGTGTCGGGGGAGATACCGGCAATTATGATTTGAGTGATAATTATTTCACGATTTCTTCAGCCACCACCAATATCCCTCCGGCCGTAACCGAACCGGTCCTTCCCGCCGGGCAGGATCTTAAGAGTTTGATCAGCTCGACTTATGGCAGTAATTATTTAAATCACCAGATAACCAATCCCGCTTCGGTCACCAGCGGACTGATACTTTTCCGCGTCATCAGATCTTGCGCCACCGGAGCGCCGGTTGATCAGAATTATCCTCAACTGACAAGCTTCGGCCCGGGTCGTTTGGTACAGGGTCATCTGCAGGAGGTTAATTTGGATACTGCCAATTATTATAACTACACTTGCAATTCCCGCTTCCAGGAACAATGTATCGCTGACGGCACTTTTGATTCCTATTACGATGAATTTTGCGCTACCGGTGTTGTGACCGCGAGTCCTGTCGCTACGGTAGCCGCGCCGGTCGCGGCAACGGCCAGTATAATCGCCATTAACGATAATGCCAGCCAGCTATACAGCGGCTCGATCGATTCGCTTTTGGCGCAATTGAATGAAATGAAAAATACGATCGCCGAGCAAGCCGCGCAGATCAAATATCTGCAAAGCTTGATCAAGAATGTCGCGGCAGTGCCCTCGTCCACGCTTAGCAATATCAATAATTTCATAACTTACGGGGTTGATTACAATACCGTCAAGCTGGGTGCCGGGCAAAGAGCGGCGGTCGTCAATTCGTTCAAATCCGCGTTCTACCGCCTGCCCACCACGCAAACGGATTTTACGGACGTGGTTAAGATCGCCAACGGCCGCTGGCCGGGGCAAACCAGCGCGAGCTCGATAGCTTGGGCCCAACAGCAATTCCAAAAAGTATATTTGCGCGCTTCGAACATGAGCAACGTCAACGATAATGCCGCGGTAACGATTATGGCTTATGGCTTGATGCAGCAGGCCGTTAACCGCAATTTAAAGAGTGAAACGGTAAGCATCAATACTTTCGAAAATATTTTCGGGAGATTGCCCAGCTCGGCGCAAGACTGGAATACGGTCGCCGCGATCGCCTATTCCGGAGCAATAAGATAAATCCGTAATAAATTTTCCAATAAAAAATCATCCGCCCTAGGCGGATGATTTTTTATTTATTTAAAAAAGTTATTAAGCTTTTCTAACTTGAGCCGCGGCCGGACCTTTAGGGGTCTCGCCGATTTCGAAAGTGACGGCGTCACCTTCTCTCAACTCGCTGAAATCGACTCCTTCCAAGCTCGAAGCATGGAAAAACAGATCTTTGCTGCCGTCGGCAGGGGTGATGAAGCCAAAGTTTCTGTCGGTCAACTTTTTGATGGATCCTTGCATGTAAATGTAAAAATCTAGTTTGTTAATTAGTTTTAGCGCCGGGAAATTCGACTTAATTTCCTTTAGCACTATCTTCGCCTCTCTTTTATGGAGAAACGGTCAGTTTTTACCTAACACTAGAAGTATAGCATAAAGAAATATCCTTGTCAATGATTATTGCTAATATTGTCAATGTCGGCGTATATTTGGCAAAATACCGTCCTTTGGTAGAAGTTTATTAGTAGTCCCTAGGGGAATCGAACCCCTATTTTCAGGATGAGAACCTGATGTCCTAACCGTTAGACGAAGGGACCTCATTTGCGGGCGAGCAAATGATCACCCAGGCCGAAGGCTGTCCGGGTGAATCATTTTACTTGTCATTTACGTATTTGATTCTGTCTAATAATTCTTTCTTTTTAAAACTGTTATTTTTTAATTCCAGCTCTCTTTTTCTTGCGACTGTTTTATTGCAATAGATTTCGCAATATTTTAAGACAAAGGGAATCTTATGTTTAATCGATTTTGTTCGCCCTTCATTATGTTCTTTTAATCTTCTTCTTATGTCGTCAGTATACCCGATATAAAAAGTACGATCTTTTTTGCTCTGTATTAAATATACAAACCACATAGATAGAAATTAGACAGGATGCCACCCAAAGGGTGGTCAGCCTCTGGGTGAGATTTGCAGATAGTATAAATAAAAAGTTGCTTAAAGTCAAGACAAGATCGAACCGATGAAATCGGCGTGGCCGCGCAGGAATTCCTCGGCTGTCATGGGCTTGCCGCCTTCCAACTGCAATTTTTTAATCACCAAAGCCCCGTCACCGCATTGCATTGCCATTTTTTCGTTATCCAAGAAAATTTCCCCAATTTTAAATTTATTTATCGGCAGAACATTGTTTTCAACCTCTAAAATTTTAATAATTTGTAATTTATAATTTTTAATTTGTAATTGTCCGAAGGCCGACGGCCACGGCATATAAGCCCTGACCATCCGCTCGATTTCTACTGCCGGTTTAGCCCAGTCGATTTTTCCATCTTCTTTTTTAAGTTCTC
This genomic window contains:
- a CDS encoding DUF2207 domain-containing protein; translated protein: MNRKIFFIAAAFVFSFLICQSVLAEQINDFQTSIRINPDASINVTEKIFYDFGDLERRGIYRDIPVKYQRNGLNYNLKISQISVTDENGRADKFSTSPAGKNIRIKIGDADTLISGVRYYVINYTIKRAINYFSDHDELYWNTTGNAWTVDINQVEATVVLPTGVDENKISSACYYGPYGSQTECQSNLSGHAVLYSSANLAAGEGMTIVAGFPKGLVAEPTARGRLIDAIKDNWAFGIPIFALIILFFVWLRFGRDPEDKNPIVAQYDVPDNLTPIEVGTLIDTRADNKDLSAEIIYLAINGYLKIIRQEGVKIMGIGIGADYLLEKLKNSSLLNNDFDRQLLDALVPDKERKLSEIKQDFGAASKFQSVKAAVHEKLDSAGYFSTKTKALKLSLSFAGSLLIGGGIFALIMANSIALLISLIAPGVLFIVLAQFMGQRTVKGVKTENYLKGLKLYLGVVEKDRLEFHNAPEKNPRTFERFLPYAMALGVEKAWAGQFEGIYTEPPAWYVYPAGYGFSVIHFTDDLHSFSSTANMSMAASAQSGGSGMGGGGFSGGGFGGGGGGSW
- a CDS encoding CARDB domain-containing protein, whose product is MNKKILIVFSLILLFIAFSGVKNAKAEEIKPDLIVSSITENVADKSINVTLKNIGAADANLTNSVVWATYGLNNGAVEYDAFINAGFLGKAVLVPGEEYSVLFNKANYLLADINFNSGSTYLVKAYADVYNTVAETNENNNVLEKTVVVPSDAKSDLVISSIFANTTSQSISVTLTNTGTAAANISNSTVRVTYNKNGSANEYEALINAGFLGKTTLAAGEDYSIIFNKQNYLLDDINFQLSTSYTIDAYADYNNTVAESNENNNKLEVPYNGSDVVEHSSNFDVPTLVITPGTATITSENKGIIYWTTNVNANCGVDFSKNSDLSGIMSANGQLIQTGLPTNDGKFYFMAQLSNLTPNTDYYYYIICTTVNGQNATSEIKRLPKSSSVSIIISNLGVPTAAINSNSLTVNWITNVNTDSIVFYREYGQDSWSWQGTSDLSTNHSVNLVGLKPATTYFLYVNAKDANGNVVKSETSWGETAAASAAQNQVKITFPNGGENYQQGEYITIKWQGGKDVVQIGVASYDASFVNGQMNGTLLGWIDTHNYPDGQLVWNGKTICDAAMGSCFNLYPGNYKIIAVSKSTVGNLLLGNGVGGDTGNYDLSDNYFTISSATTNIPPAVTEPVLPAGQDLKSLISSTYGSNYLNHQITNPASVTSGLILFRVIRSCATGAPVDQNYPQLTSFGPGRLVQGHLQEVNLDTANYYNYTCNSRFQEQCIADGTFDSYYDEFCATGVVTASPVATVAAPVAATASIIAINDNASQLYSGSIDSLLAQLNEMKNTIAEQAAQIKYLQSLIKNVAAVPSSTLSNINNFITYGVDYNTVKLGAGQRAAVVNSFKSAFYRLPTTQTDFTDVVKIANGRWPGQTSASSIAWAQQQFQKVYLRASNMSNVNDNAAVTIMAYGLMQQAVNRNLKSETVSINTFENIFGRLPSSAQDWNTVAAIAYSGAIR
- a CDS encoding cold shock domain-containing protein — protein: MQGSIKKLTDRNFGFITPADGSKDLFFHASSLEGVDFSELREGDAVTFEIGETPKGPAAAQVRKA